The sequence GCACCAGTCACGACTTTCAAAGCACCCACCACGACCAGCCTGTGGTGTCTCTTTtcatctttgatttttttttcccccgCCAAGAAAGCCTGCGAACACAGAACCAGAGAACACCTCCTCCGGTGATCCCCTCTATACAAAGCCACAGTGGCGATTGTGCATGCAAGCTACCGCAGCCGTAACAGCAACAGCACCAGAAAACGCCACAATGTCGATGATGGAGAACCAGGGGTGGTCACGAGCAGCGGATGCGCGCGCCGGGTGGCCATGCTCCGCTTCCTAGTGGTCGCGTTGGTCATCACCGTCTTCCTTGCTGGGATCGTTGTGCTCGTCTTCTGGCTCGTTGTCTGGTCGAAGCCCATCGAGTATATGTTGGATTGATCTTGGCACCTAACGAGTGGAAACAGAAAGATCGAGAGCAATAGGGGAGTCTGTCCCTTCTACACATTTTGATCGGAGACGCAACCAATGATTGGTTGTGGTCTCGACTGTGCAGCGCCATATATATAAGGAAGAGGAGCCGACGTCCGTGAGAAATTAATCTCACGTGGCCCTATCTCTAACTAACACATCTAAACCCCTTAAGATCATCAGGGCGCTGAAAACAGATCGAAGGCTGCCGCCGTGACTTCACCGAGTTGCTTCACCACACCGGCGCTCACTGCATCAACACCTTCCCCGACATCGACGACCACAAGTGCGACAGCATCTTCCTCGACTACACACGTCGGTCACCAACTCATCTATACCTACACCAACTATATCTTCTCACCGATCACCAAGATAGTCTCACCGTCACTAAGATGGCATCATACTTCTGCAATAACGGGTGTTTGATATTAGAGCTAGTGAATTGATAAACACCTAAGTCTAACAGTATAGCGTCACGCGCGCCGTGGTGCGCCACTTCAACGTCACGCCGCCGCCCGGCGCCACAGTCATCGTGACGTTCTACCTAACCCTCGCTGCCAACAACCCGAACCGGCGCGTGTCGGTGATCTACGACTGGGTCGAGTTCTACGTGCTCTACGGAGAGGCCGTGCAGCTGGCTGTCGCCAACGCGCCGGCGTTCCGCCAGCCCCACCGCAACGAGACGCTGCTGGACGTGCGCGCCATGGCGCGGTCGGTGCCGATCGCGGAGCAGACCGCGCGGGAGCTGGAGCACGACCTGGCGGCTGGCGAGGTGGCCGTCGACGTCCGGGTGCGCGCGGGGGTCCAGTTCAAGGTCGCCGGCCTCAAGACCAGGCACTGCTCCTTGCAGACGTTCTGCTCGCCGGTGGTCATCAGCCTGTCGCCGTCGTCGGCGTGGTCGTTCTAAGCCGTGCGACGTCGCCATTTTGTGAGGCAACACTAGCTAAGTGCCATTGGATCACTAGCTAAGTGTTGTGTCCTGAACAAGTTTGGCTTGGATCAATGGTTTGTTAggcttagttttttttaacatcgGGCCTCTTTCCCGTAGTCTTCATTAAAGGCTTTTTAGAGATGCGACGCCGGGGGATCAAACCCTGGCAGGCTCGGCTCACGCTTGGAGTTCACGCTTGGGAGTTTGTTAGGCTTAGTTGTTTGACTTAATACACTTGTTGTGTTGTAAATCAAAAGCTCTGGAAGATGCTgccttctttcctttttccttttcaaaaTGGTCTGCTGAGCTTTTGCCATGTTTGATACATTATCATGGTTGCTGTGAGTGCCATCCCCATTTCGGAGAGTTTCTTGCTCCTCTTGTTCAATGTCTTACTCAACAATTCACactttttgtttatttattcATCTGAATTATATTATCAAATCTGAACTTTTTATTAGTATATTGAACTTATCTAGACACGGGAGACTATGAGTGCTAATTACCCTTTGAATAATAGGTGCAGCAGGAGGGCATAGACGCTTGTGCCATCTATCAAAGTACGATTTATTGACTCTAAAGACTTGTTTTATAGGTGGCGTAGATGGTAGAGGATATAGCCCCTTCTGACACGTTCCTCTAATAAGTGTGCTCCTTATGTTCTGATCTATGATCAAAaagaaattaggatgaaactctAGGAAGACATTGTTATATTTAGCAATGCGGTGAACGGAAACAAGATTCTTTGTGGCTTGTGGAACATGACGAACATTTTTAAGATCAAGATTATGAGTGGAGGTATGAATAGTAGATCGATCAATATGACTAATATTCATACCTACACCGCTTGCGGTGTGAATCTGGTCGTTGTCGTTGTACTTGTCCCGAATCACCAGTTTCTCTAATTCTCCAGTGATATGGTTCGTGGCTCTCGTGTCAGTGTACCAGTTTGTATCCACCATGCAGGATTTTGTTGCAGTAGAAATGTTACGTTATTCAGGCATATAGTTCTCATCATACATGTGCCAACAATCTGGAGCAATATGCCCCTTCTTCTTGCACATTTGGCAAATAGGGCGGTTGTCGACACCACCGTTGTTGGTGTCGCGGCCATAGTTGTTGCGCGGCTGCTACTGCGAGTGGTGGTGGTTGTCGCGGCCATGACCACCGCACCCACGATTGGAGTCTCCACATCCTGATCCGCCACGTCCACCGCATGTAGCGGCATTGACAGAGGATGATCCTCCCTGTTGTAGGTCTATCCTAGTCTCAAAACTTAAAAGTTGAGAGTACAATTCCCCAATTGTGATGGGTTCAACTCTAGTTACAAGTGCAGAGACTAAAGGATTGAATTCAGCGTCTAGCCCATTAAGGATATAGGCGACCAACTCCTCATCATTAAGCGGCTTTCCTGCCGCCGCCATCTCATTTGCAAGCGATCTCATCTTGCCAAAGTACTCGGAGACACTCATGGTTCCCTTCTGTGCCGTCGTCAGTGCGAGGCACACGTTGATTGCGCGTGCGCAAGTTTGAGAAGCGTACATGTCTTGTATCACTCTCCAAGCCTGAGCCGCCGTCCTTGCAGCGGCCACCTGTGACAACACATCCTCGGATAGGGACGCGAAGATGAACCAAGGACTTGTTGGTTTGTGGCGTACCACTCCTCATATGCAGGATTTAGAATCTTGACCTCCTTGTCTGCAACTTTCGATGTGATCTCGGCGTCGGGGGCGATGCTTTTGCCGGTGAGGGCTTGTGCTGCCCATAGCGCAAAGTTTTGTCTCGTGAACTTCTCCGAGACGTGGGCATTGGGCAGCAggttggaggaggaagatgaactAGTCAATATTGCAATCTAGTTCTTTGTGGCTCTGGTACCATAAAAGAATTAAAGGTGCGTAGATGTCAAAATCGCTCGGTGGCGATGTTTCATGTTACTTAGCAAGGAATAACCCCTCACATGGTGTTTACACATAGCCACGTATTGCTATGTGTAGTGCACCACCGCCGTATTTATTCTAGCATCATCACTATAGCCACATATTCCCCAGAGTTGACATAGAATTTGAGAACCGTGAGTCCGCGAGGGTAAAGCAAGATCAGTTAAAATCAGCTAAACGTCACGAGCCACTAGGGCCTGCTGCGCTAAAAATAGGCCAGCCGGATCTATCCAGGGCAGGTTCACACCGACACGTCGCGAGCCACTGAACAAGCACTGCATGACATCTCTTTCGATTATCACTAAGCAGATCCTCGATTTACAAGGCGTCCTGATCGTGCACGTACAGCACGCGTACATGAGTGGTCCCTCTGATGAGGACTGATGCATCCGTGATGCCAAATAACCAGTCATAATATTGTACCTCCTTTTCGTTTGATTACAGATCTAACTATACCATATTTTATGCTATATAATTAGACATtttaaaaagagtaaattttgAAGGAAAAAATCGGGTTATGTGGTCCGATCCAAGTCTCAGAAAACCACAGGTTTATTTGCATGTGTCACTTGACACTAAGTTTTATGATACATTTGTTTCGCAAAACCTAAACTTCAATAAAATGATAGCATTTCTTACATGAGTCCCTCTTTTAAGTGCATACAAGGCTGCTAGGCTTCTAGCTTGACACGCGACGTGGTGACGGGAATGCAGCTTTGGTATGGGTCTTCCGGCCGTGGATCTCGCCATAGTAGTCATTATCTTGGCTCGCCATAGCAAGCCGAGTGTAGCTCGGTTGGTATTGTCTTCCGGCGAGAAACGGACCTGTTCGGGTTCGAATCCAAACGTGCGCACGCTTGGGTGTCATCCCTTCACGGCCGCGTCTTAGTCCCTGGCAGTCGTCGGTTGCTCCCGGAGGCGCTTTTAGCCCTCTGGCCTTGAGCTCCTTGTCTCGAGGTGGCCTAGCAAACATATTAGAATTGAATCTTTGTTCATACATGCAAGTATACAAGTACCATCATCacacgaattttttttatagatagcCCCATGTATTGACACGTAGTCTTAAGATAATTTATTATAAACTAAGTATATTGGTACATGTCAGTCGTCTCATACAATGCCACATAGAATTTTAAGTGATTTAGGACTATGAAAGAGGGACCCACATGTAAGTAAGAAATGATGTAATTTTATAGAGATGGGGTTTTGTGAAACAAATGGACCATAAAACCTGAGGTTGAGCGATACATGCCAATAATCTTAGAGTTTTGTCACACTTGAACCATGATACCGGAGGTTTTCTAAAATCCACTCTTTTATAAAAAGTATTGCTAGTCAAAGTCAACAGTGACAAGTGAACgaaaacggagggagtaatttAGGTTATAATTAAACTTATCGGTGGTAGTGAATAGTGatcatcatatacatatataagtaCAGGGTTTCAGCTAGACAGCATTTTGATACTCCAGTATCTTTCCTACGGCTGAGACTATCCACGGAGGAAAAGGAGGAACAGGCTGGACAATCTTTGCTGACGGCCAGCCGTCAGAGATTCTACTAGTGTAACTTGATGTTATTTTGAAGTGGGATGTCGCCGCTAATGGACGTCAGTTTTCTCTTGAAACTATATATGCTCCACTTTGCCATAAATTAAACCATTTCTTGAGCTGATACACCATCAAATCTTGATCAAGATCAGATATAATGCGTGCTTTGATCTTGGCTACGGTTGCGGTAATAATGCACGCCCTCCATTTTCACAGCATTGCATCCTTGACCCATAACATTAATTATCTTCTAAAATAAACATGTATGGGGGTGCTTGGTACTGCGAGTCTTTTACCTATGAAAGTTGACGAATCTTCTAACAcattagtttcttttttttcaaggaATTCTAGCAAATTAATTAGAATCTGTTTTTTTGACAAATCTGtattaaaccaaaaaaaaatcaaaccaaATATTTGTTTGCACCTCGTATTCAGACATATATCAATTTGCAGTATTAATTTGATTTATTCTTTTGGGTTGGAACATGTCGGTCTTCAGATGCAAAACCTGTTCAGTTTCAGAGTTTCAGACTAGTTAATTGACTGAACCAGGTAACTGTAGTACTGTACTTGTCCTGCAAGTAGGAAAATACAAGTCCAGTCAATCTTAGTACTTAAGCCTAATCAATCAAGAAATTTTTGCCATGCAAGGCTTAATTATCTGTAGTGCAAGAATTAGGTGAGATAACTCTAGTGACCTGTAAGGCTGCACTACTGCAAGATTGACTGACTGATCGATCAACTAGTGATGTGGAACAAAAACAGCTGATACGGACTGTAGCACTATCCCTGgtttcaaacttttttttttttgaagccgGCTGCAAACTTTTTATCTGGACTGACAGTCTATCTATTTAGCATGGGCTTTACAATGCATCCTACCTGATTAAATCTACCACATTTTGTTTTGCCCCATATGGGAACCTGAAGTTTCTGAACCGCTAAGCATAGATCTCTAGCTGAAGCTAAGGGGTAAAGCGCTGTCCAATTTGTTGGCTAAGTGCGTGCGCGTGTGTCACTTTTTCAATTTTACAGTGCGCCTTGTTTTTCTGTCGATCTCTAGGATGGGTGCATCCAGCATAGGCCAGCGAGGGCATATGCTAccactcaatttttttaaagattatattttttttatgaagttgTAAAGGCTCAGTCACTAGTATTCTTTCGCTCAAAAATTTGGCTGGATCTACCGCTGACAGCTGTCTCCCTGTTTTTCTGTGTGTAGCTCCGGACATGCCCTACAACTGTATATCTTCTTTGCGTAGCTAGGCATATAATCCACTGTATTAGAGACTGACTAATGCGGTTTTAACTACTCACTAGATAACTGCAGTAATTTGCTTGTCATTGCAACTCATGAGTAATTGAGTAACTATTTAATTACCTCGAGCTAGAGATAGTTGAGCATGTCACGAGTAATTGAGAATGCATGGCTGGAGCATGCGTTCTACTAGGTTTTTAGCACACGCTGCACGGCTGAAGAGCCCGGGCTGGCTCCTACGAAATTCATGCAGTGCGCAGAGAAAACTCAAATCGAATTAGGCCTGGTGACATGTTAGATCAGATCGGGTCCCCGCGGGTTTTGCACTTGACGGGGACGGGGACAAAATTTGCCCCACTGGGATCACGGGTCGGGAACGGGGGCATGAATTTACCTGCATTTCTTCACGGCCACCTGAGACAGGATGCACAGCTGTCggccagcccagcccaccccCACCTAACCCTGGCTGCCCGCCTCCTGCCACGCACCACCTACGTCGTCGCCCGCCTCGGCTCCTTGTTCCCACCAGCGGGTCCTAGTCGGGTTTTGAGTCCTCGCTGGATTTAGGGTTGAGGATAATTTTTCACCCATTAAGGGTATCAAACTCGGGTCGGGTTATCTTATTCGGGTTTCAGGTTATGTGTGTTCTTGCTGCACCCAGACCCAACATGTCCCGTTGTCGGGCCTAAATAGAAAGTCAAAACACAAATCTAAAGCAAAAGCAGGGCACCAGGTCACGACTTTCAAAGCACCCACCACGACCAGCCTGTGGTGTCTCTTTTCatctttgatttttttccccCGCCAAGAAAGCCTGCGAACACAGAACCAGAGAACACCTCCACCGGTGATCCCCTCTATACAAAGTCACAGTGGCGATTGTGCATGCAAGCTACCGCAGTCGCAACTGCAACAGCACCAGAGAACGCCACAATGTCGATGATGGAGAACCAGGGGTGGTCGCGAGCAGCGGATGCGCGCGCCGGGTGGCCATGCTCCACTGCCTGGTGGTCGCGTTGGTCATCACCGTCTTCCTTGCCGGGATCATTGTGCTCGTCTTCTGGCTCGTTGTCTGGTCGAAGCCCATCGAGTATATGTTGGATTGATCTTGGCACCTAACGAGTGGAAACAGAAAGATCGAGAGCAATGGGGGAGTCTGTCCCTTCTACACGTTTTGATCGGAGACGCAACCAATGATTGGTTGTGGTCCCGACCTGTGCAGCGCCATATATATAAGGAAGAGGAGCCAACGTCCGTGAGGAATTAATCTCACGTGGCCCTATCTCTCCCTAACACATCTAAACCACCTAAGATCATCAGGGTGCTGAAAAACAGATCGAAGGTCACCGCCGTGACTTCACCGAGCTGCTTCACCACGCCGGCGCTCACTGCATCAACGTCTTCCCGGACACCGACGACCACAAATACGGCAACATCTTCATCGACTACACGCGTCGGTCACCAACTCATTTATGCCTACACCAACTATATCTCCTCACCGATCACCAAGATAGCTCACCGGTCACTAAGATGGCATCATGCTTCTGCAATAACGGGTGTTTGATATTAGAGCTAGTGAATTAATGAACACCTAAGTCTAACAGTATAGCGTCACGCGCGCCGTGGTGCGCCACTTCAACGTCACGCCGCCGCCCGGCGCCACAGTCATCGTGACGTTCTACCTCACCCTCGCTGCCAACAACCCGAACCGGCGCGTGTCGGTGATCTACGACTGGGTCGAGTTCTACGTGCTCTACGGAGAGGCCGTGCAGCTGGCTGTCGCCAACGCGCCGGCGTTCCGCCAGCCCCACCGCAACGAGACGCTGCTGGACGTGCGCGCCATGGCGCGGTCGGTGCCGATCGCGGAGCAGACCGCGCGGGAGCTGGAGCACGACCTGGCGGCTGGCGAGGTGGCCGTCGACGTCCGGGTGCGCGCGGGGGTCCAGTTCAAGGTCGCCGGCCTCAAGACCAGGCACTGCTCCTTGCAGACGTTCTGCTCGCCGGTGGTCATCAGCCTGTCGCCGTCGTCGGCGCGGTCGTTCTAAGCCGTGCGACGTCGCCATTTTGTGAGGCAACACTAGCTAAGTGCAATTGGATCACTAGCTAAGTGTTGTGTCCTGAACAAGTTTGGCTTGGATCAATGGTTTGTTAggcttagttttttttaacatcgGGCCTCTTTCCCGTAGTCTTCATTAAAGGCTTTTTAGAGATGCGACGCCGGGGGATCAAACCCTGGCAGGCTCGGCTCACGCTTGGAGTTCACGCTTGGGAGTTTGTTAGGCTTAGTTGTTTGACGTAATACACTTGTTGTGTTGTAAATCAAAAGCTCTGGAAGATGCTGCCTTcgttcctttttccttttcaaaaCGGTGTGCTGAGCTTTTGCCATGTTTGATACATTATCATGGTTGCTGTGAGTGTCATCCCCATTTGGGAGAGTTTCTTGCTCCTCTTGTTCAATGTCTTACTCAACAATTCACactttttgtttatttattcATCTGAATTAtatgatcaaatctgaacttttTATTAGTATATTAGAAACTTGGTGCCTTTTGTCACTTTGTTCTAGCCATTGCCCCTGCCCTTGCAGCTATATTTTTCGAGTGTGGCTTTCATGTCCTAATTCCTAAAGTGAAAAATACTCTTTTAACTTTATTGCTTTGTCTCTTTGGAATTGTCAGTGGTAAAGGAGGGGAAAACAGAGGAACCACTTGCTTTTCAGTGGGGGCAAAATCTAGTTGCCTCTTCATCCAGAATGCCCGGTAGCCGTATTTGTCATAGATCATACTGTATATAGCATTTCTTGACTTACATCACCAATTGACTAGTACGATAATCCCCGGTTAAGCTCATTTGTATTTGTTTGTGATGGGTGAAACGATTGACTAGTACCAATTGTTTAGTATGATAACCGCTAAGAGGTCATCTTAAATCTCTCGACACCAGCTCGCTCTCCTACCGAGCTAACTTCACTATTTTGGAGCTTCCCAGCCTATACACCGACCTACCGGTTATCCATCGCCTATCCCGTGGCCAACAACATTCTATCAATTCGTCATtcctgaaaggacaatgatatcgtATAGAGTGAGAGTGAATAGatattttaacaaaatttaGCCTCTTTTACTATTTGTCCTAACATTGCAGCGGaaataaactaatggatttttcGTAAGtgaaaatctaaatatgctagtctcaactagtgcacaaacacCCTAAAGCAATATAAATCTTACAATCCTAGGATGAgataaagattattcaaatcaagcaatataACTctaatctaaaattttaaaattactgttcatcaaaaGTTCCGATTTAACTGTTCACAAGATGTTCCGATTATCaaaattggaagttccgatcaactcaaAACAACAGATTTTAGAATCATGAAATTAACTCTATGCACTCCAAACAAGTATACAAGTATGGATATCAAAGTAATACACAAGAGTAAGTAAATATGGAGACAAATAATTTGTTACCGAAATTCGaatatccaccgatatcctacgTTTTCGTTGAGAAAGCTCGGTCATACTTGAGCCAGGTAtttttcaaccattttccttATTAAATTGCACGCATGCACTCCTCGTCTCCACTATGACCAACTCTTTCTCCACTtcggagatggtgagttccgcaACTACTTTCGGGcttcctcacaatcttcacttgaggagatcaccGGCAATCCACCCATCGAGCCATCTAGGAGACGATGGtttccaagagtaacaaacttcTGAACTCGCGCACGATCAACACCGAGTTCTCAAACACACGCAACATAGGCAGCAATCCGTGAGATACTAAAGCACCACATCCTCTCACAcctctctctactcactaagccaccaaggcttgATTTTCACCAAATCTTGTTAGAGATAAAAGGGGTGCACTCAATGTGGAACAACAAATTCAAAACACCTCACAAGAGCAGCACAAAACCCTCTAAGCAACCAGCCCCACGAAATGAGgccaaggggtataaatacctcactctgaaaaactagctgCTGGGCAGATTCTGTactgatcggaacttccgatctcCAGATCAAAACTTCCAATCCCAAGAATCCCAACGGtcgaaaactagccgttacagccTTTTTCAAGCACACATGGGATGTTCCGATATCCACACTAGAACTTTCGATTAGTTCAAAACAACATATTTGAACAATACAGACCAACCTAGATCTAGGAACAAACACACACCGGAACTTCTCATTGCCAAATCAGGAACTTTTGATTAAACCTTTATTCAAACCTGAGAGCCCAACACTTCTGAACATCGGACAATCCGACTCATATTGGAACTTCCGACCAAAATATCATAACTTCCGATTCAAACGATAACTTCCCGAGAGATTGAAATTTTAagacaccggatattccgaccaaaacatcggaacttccgatttcaGCATAGCAGACCCTCTGAAAATAGCGATAACTTTTTACTCTGATGTCCGATTTCGataattttagactctatggaaagtTTATTCCGATGGCTACATATCCCTACTAAATTTATaatctcaaacatattggatcaaacTAGAAACACTCTGAAATCTGATTcaaacacttccacactttcgaCACCTGACTCCTAAAGtaaactctcaacacaaactcatctcgcactaagcacatggtttgaacACTCGACACAACTATCGAGCAACACTTTCGACagtccctcttaatagtacaactATCAATCCTATAACCTGATCTTCCtccaaactccttgagaccggcaaaactaaaaatatattctagttataTCTTTGCTTTGAGCAATCCCATgaacttgacgaacacatcatcctaGTTTCGACTCTTCTCAGAGCTCTTCAAGACTTGTCATCTACTCTTCACTTAAGTTTGATGACGATGTTCATCCTCGTTTCTCTTTTTTGATCTTATCTTGATCTTTCGAAAGTTTGAtaaagttcacttgattgcttctcaTGCACCAAGCGTGTAAGATTTCTCTTttcacaccatcttcatccggttcaccacAAAGCTATGAACCGCAAGCATAAAGCACATAATTTTTTCACTAAACTTGTCTttatcttgctcttccaacttggcatattgaatatctcaattcaactcataacTTCTTATcgaacctaaccccaactcactctcaagcataaagTACAtaagttagtccataaaacataaTTGATAATATCATATCTTTAGTCACTTAATTTCCACAATTGACTTTGTCTTCatgcttctccttcttctcatgagcatcactaaaagctcaatgacatcgatatatttcttttgatctcatagtattcctcaatgaatccatgctttaTTACTTATACATCTTTTATGAAATAACTTGCTAACAATTttcaacacaattgttagtctataggtattgttattaacttacccgagcatcacttagagctcattcatcttgatgtatatttcttctCCATACATCACTTATGTAACAACccactaacaattctcaacaatattattagttcatagatattatcattaattattaaaatcacACTTAAtgctagatacactttcagtTCTACCCCACGTCTGCCTCCTCCGTTGGGCTGCcctcccctttcctcctccgccAACCTCCCTCTAACGCCGCATGGCAAACCCTTATCGGCAAAGCTTGCAGGCAGAAACTTTGAACTCTAACCTCTTCTTACCGGTGGAATTTAGATATCGTCTGAAATCTCAAGTGATTTCAGGCACTTGAAGAATAGGAAACGTGTAAAAGAACAGTACCAGACACTGGCATTTGCAATGCCATAACTGGGCTAGGAAGTACTGTACTGCTATTGTGTCCTCGCGTGATCGACAGCCAGCATGATCTCCGCGATCTCGCTCGCCAAGACACTAATGGGTTCTCGCGCACGCAGCACTAGAGAATTAACAGAACGAGCCAGACGCTTCCGTCGTGGTGGGGTGTGTGCCAGCACTTCTCCTCCTTTTCAGGATATGATTGCCGTCGGCAGTCAGAGGCCGTGTAAAAATTCCTCCGATTTCTCTAGCTTCCATCATACACCCAGCTTGAAATTTCTCACGACAACTTGTCTGGATGCGGATGCACTAGCATGTTCATGGGCTCATAATGCAGCGAACATACGCAAGCTATGGAGATCATAGGATCTGGACTTTCGGAAAgcaagtaatatatatatagagcgTTGAGATTTTGGGAATTTGGGTGATGGCTATCGACGTTAGCTTTGTTACATACATGACATATATATGTTTTGCGACAGTAGTGGCATACGTGTGGCAACAATTTCTTGAGTCTGAAGTGTTGAAGGGAGCGATGGTACATGTCTCGGATCCATATCCTCAAATTGCTCATCAGGATGAAGCTGAAATCTACGTCCTCTTACTGTTCATGTGGATGAAgttttccctttctttcttctctctctcttaaaaaaaaggaaaggaactGTGGATCAGATGCCTATGATATATACTAAGAAGGTTGCTATTTTTTGGAATGCTACTTCATTTGAAGTCTCGAATATA is a genomic window of Phragmites australis chromosome 24, lpPhrAust1.1, whole genome shotgun sequence containing:
- the LOC133907377 gene encoding uncharacterized protein LOC133907377, translated to MLRFLVVALVITVFLAGIVVLVFWLVVWSKPIEYIVTRAVVRHFNVTPPPGATVIVTFYLTLAANNPNRRVSVIYDWVEFYVLYGEAVQLAVANAPAFRQPHRNETLLDVRAMARSVPIAEQTARELEHDLAAGEVAVDVRVRAGVQFKVAGLKTRHCSLQTFCSPVVISLSPSSAWSF
- the LOC133907554 gene encoding uncharacterized protein LOC133907554 — translated: MLHCLVVALVITVFLAGIIVLVFWLVVWSKPIEYIVTRAVVRHFNVTPPPGATVIVTFYLTLAANNPNRRVSVIYDWVEFYVLYGEAVQLAVANAPAFRQPHRNETLLDVRAMARSVPIAEQTARELEHDLAAGEVAVDVRVRAGVQFKVAGLKTRHCSLQTFCSPVVISLSPSSARSF